The genomic region GACACGGCGGCCTGCAGGTAGGCGGCCATTTCATCGGTAAAGGCGCCAAAGCGGACAAGGTCATCAATCCGCAGTTTGTCCTTCTTGAACTTACGAATGGATACCAGCGACCCGTCCACCGCGATCGGCGGGATCATGCAGTTGAAACGGCTGCCGTCGGTCAGGCGCGCGTCGCAATAGGGGTTGGATTCGTCAACCCGGCGGCCCACAGCGGAGACGATCTTGTCGATGATCCGCAGCAGGTGGCGTTCGTCGCGGAAGGTGACGTCGCTGAGTTCCAGTTTGCCCGCACGTTCCACGAAGATGCGCCGGGGGCCGTTCACCAGAATATCGTTGATCGTTTCGTCTTTCAGAAGCGGTTCAAGCGGACCCAGGCCCATCACCTCGTCGTAAAGCTCTTGCGTCAGGGCAAGTCGGTCTTCCTTGTTCAGCGCGACGGACATTTCGTCCAGCGCTTCACCGGTGAGGTTCGCGATTTCCTGGCGCAGGTTCTGCTCGGTCGCCGATTCCAGCGCGGAAAGGTTGAGGTCTTCCAGAAGGCGCTTGTGAATTTCGACCTTAAGCTCGGTCAGGCGTTCCTTGCGTTTCTTGTCGCGGTCGGCTGCCAATGCCTCGGCTGCGGTCTTTTGCGAAACAGGTGCTGCGGCGCGGGCGCCGATGCCTTGCTTTTCGGCGACGGCAGTAGCGACAGGGGCCGGCGTGCCCGCGCGACCGGGCGGGTTGGTCTTGGAGAAGCGGCTAAACACGGGTCAGTCCCCTTTTTGTCACGCCCTGCCGACTTCGGCAGATTTGTTAAGATCGTACAAAGACTTGGCAAGTTTCTGCAGTTCCTTGCGCAGCGGGTTTTTCGCTGCGTTTTCCGCAATCGGCAGGCCGTGGTCGTTTGACTGGGTCACCTGTTCGCCGCCGTCGGGCAACTGCACCTCGATGTCGATATCAAGGCTTTCGGCCATCCGCTTGACGCGGGCCTTGGCCGAGAGGTCGGTGAACTTGGGCGCGCGGTTCAAGACGTAGCGCACCTTGTCATGCGGCAGCGCTTCGGCCTTCAGGGCCCGGATGAAGCGAAGGATGTTCTGGGCGGACCTCAGGTCAAGCTCCAGCAGCGCAAAGTAGACATGGGCGCGGTTGAGGACCGCTTCGGTCCAGCCGACCACGGTTGACGGCATGTCGACGATGACGAAATCAAAGTTGGCCTGCGCCATGTCCAGGATGCGGCCGATGTCGTCGGGCGTCATCATCTCAAGCGGCAGCATGTCGGTCGGCGCGGTCAGGACGTGCAGCTTTTCGTTGAAGGTCAGCATCGATTTGATCAGGCTGTCGGAATCGATGCTGCCGGTGTCGCTCAGCACCTCAAGCACGGCTTCCTTGCGCGGCAAGTCAAGGTAGGTGGCGATGGACCCGAACTGCAGGTCAAAATCGATGATGCAGACCCGGGTTCCGGTGCCTTCGGCTTCCGGCACAAGGCACAGTTCCCACGCCAGGTTGGCCGCAAAGGTCGACGCGCCAACGCCGCCAGCCATGCCATGCACGGGCAGGATCACACCGTTGCGGTCACCCTTAGGTTTGGTCAGGCCAGTGAAAGCGCCGGTTTCGGGGTCATAGCCTTCGGGCATGACCATGCTGGGCTTGCGCAGGCGTTCGATCGCCTCGTGCAGGGCGCCCTCGGGCAGGGGATAGGGCACAAAGTCATCAGCGCCGAGTTTCAGCATCTGGTGCAGGACAGACGGGCTGACCTGATTGGCGATGAGCAGGACCTTGATCTTCTTGGCCTTGGCGGCCTTGATCACGTCGTTCATCTTCGACAATTCGCTTTCGTCCTCGCTGTCCACAGCGATGGCGACGAACTGCATTCCCGAGCTGTCGGGCTGTTTCAGGAAGACCAGCGCATCTTCGAAATTCAGGTCACCCCAGGCTTCGCCCAGTTCCTGTTCCATATCGTCGATGAGAAGATCGAAACGCTGGACATCCCGCGAAATCGTGCAGGCCAGGATCGGCGCGGGATCACTTTGTACCGTGGCTTTGCTCGTCATCTCGCGTCACGTCCTTTCAGTTCTTGGGCCAAAGTCATGGACCACCCAACGATTGTGGCAAAGAAAATGCCGAAATCAACCGACTCAGGATTATGGTCATGGACCGTAAGCCACCGACGCGACCTTGGTCAGGAATGGTGGCGAGATTTGGGCTAAAAATGCCTGATTCTAGGATTTCACCACGATATGGAAACGAAAAGGCCGGGCGAGGGCCCGGCCTTTCCAAACTTTGTGTTTTGCGGGCTCAGCCGCCGCCAGCCACTTCGCTTGTCGTGCCGCCGCCTTCCGGATGCGGGCGGGTAGCGCTGTCCACATACTCGCGCCAGATGATAGCTGCATACTTGCCGTTCAACACCAGCGGGTGCGATTCGACGAAGCCAGAGACCTCGGTCACCGTACGGCGGTTGCGAACCTCGGGCTGGCTGGTCTGCACGATGGGCCGTGTCTTGCCGTAGGACACCACTGCCTCAAGCCGCGATTTCGACACGCCGAGCGAGGAGAGGTAGGCGACCGCAGCCTGCGCCCGGCGCAAGCCGAGACGCTGGTTGTAGCCGGCCGAACCGACGAGGTCGGTGTGGCCATAGACACGGAACCGCACTTCCGGGAACTGGCGGATGAAGTCGGCCTGCCGCTTCAGAATGGTGCGGGCCTCGCTCGTCAGTTCGGAGCTGTTGAACTCGAAGTTGATGGTGTCTTCCACCTCGGCATTGAAACGTTCGGCCAAGGCGACCGTGTATTCGATCTGACCCGTCTGGATCAGAACGTTGTTCATCGTGGCATTGCCGAACTGGCCCTTGTCCACTTCGGAGCCAAGCTCCTTGTCCCACGTGGTTCCCGATGTTCCGCAGCCGGCCAAAGCGAGGAGGCTAGAGGCAGCGAACAGCTTGATAAGCGTTCCGGTCATCGTCTTACTCCATCACATAGCCGTAGGAGGTGCTGAAATCCTGACGGGCCACTTCGCCCGCAGCACCACCCGGGTTCTTGGCGACAGTGCCGAACAGGAACAGGTCACGTTCCGTAGGGATGCGGACACGGTCAGTCGGCAGAGCCAGCGCCTCGCCCGAGACGGGCGTGACCAGATGCGGCGTGACGATGATCACCAGTTCCGACTGGTTGCGCTGATAGTCGGCGCTACGGAACAGTGCACCCAGGATCGGCACGTCGCCAAGCCACGGCACCTGCGTGTTCAGATCGCGGAAGTCATCCTGCAGCAGGCCGGCAATCGCAAAGCTTTGGCCATCACGCATCTCGACCGTGGTCGAGGTTTCGCGACGTTTGAAGCCGAGGATGTCGATGTCACCGTTGGTGAAGGTCAGTGTCGGGTCAACCGACGACACGGCTGCGTTCAGCGTCAGGTTGATGATGTCGCCATCAACGACCGTCGGGGTGAAGTTGAGTTCCACACCGAAGGGCTTGAATTCGACCGTGATGGTGTCGTTGGTCTGCGCCACGGGCAGCGGATATTCCCCGCCCGCCAGGAACCGCGCCTCTTGCCCGGAAAGGGCCGTCAGGTTCGGTTCAGCCAAGGTGCGCACCATGCCCTTGGTTTCAAGAGCTTCAAGCGCCACTTCGAAGGCGAAGTCGCCGACCCCGAAGTTCACGCCGATGCCGCCGAAGGCGCCTGCGACACCGCCGCCACCGCCCGCGGAGCCGCTACCATCGGTGCCGACGCCGCTTACCGAAAGTGACCCACCCAGGGCCTTGCCGACCGACCGCTGCATTTCGGCGAAGCGGACCTTCAGCATGACCTGCTGCGTACCGCCAACCACCATCAGGTTCGACACCCGGTCTGGGGCGTAGCGGTTGGCCAGATCAAGTGCCCGGTCCAGCTTGGCCGTGGAGGATACCTGGCCTGAAAGGACGATCCCGTCATTGGCGGTGCGAACTTCGATCTGTTCGCCCGGAAGGATCTGCTGAAGCCTTTCCTTGAACTCGGCAATGTCGGGCGTGACGTGCACGTCGACGTTGGAGATCAGTTGCCCCTCTGGCGACAATAGCGTGAGCGTCGTGCGCCCAGGTGCCTTGCCGAGGACGTAAATCGAGCGGTCCGACAGAGTTGAGATGTCAGCAATACCCGGGTTGGCAATCGACAGTTCCGCAAAGGGAACGTCGCTTTCAACCACAACGGCCCGATTCATCGGAACGTTCAGTGCGCCAGACGCCTGACCCTGCATGACGCGCAGGACTTCGGCGGAGATTGGCGTCATGGCAGTGGATGCAAGACATGCACCCACGATACCCGCAACTAGGATTCGTTTCATGTTCATTGTGATCTGCCCTTTCGACCACGCCTCGGTTGGGTCTTGGATGCCCTTATCGACGGCAGAATGCAGGACACACGCTTTATTTGCAAGAATCAATTGGTTGGAAGGTTTTGTTGATGTGGATAAACTGCAACAGATCGCAATGGGTTGGAAAATGAATGGGGCGCGACCCCATATCCTGTGGCCGCGCCCCCCCAATTTCGATCGCTGGTCAGTCCTTGCAGGGAATGACCGTTTCGACGATTTCACTACCTTTGCGTGCAGTGATCGTGCAAACCTTCTCGACCTCCGGGGCGGCCTCGACGACCGCTTCTTCGCGCACGATGCCAAGCATGGTGTCGGTGTCGATCTCGATCCGTTCGGTGACGGTTTCCGTGCCGTCGCCGACCAGCGACATTGAAAGCTGCCCTGTTGCCTGGGCTTGTGCAAGGCGCGCCACCTGTTCCGGGGTCGCGGCCACTGTTACTGTTCTGGCATTAGTGCCGGTGGCCAGCTCGCCGCCGGAAAAGGTGTTGTCGACCGCAATGATTTGCATCGAGCTTTCAATAAGCCGCGTCACGTTGCCGTTGACGCCACTGATGCCGCCCGTCCAGTAGATGTCGATGAAGCTGTCCGGCTGGACAAAGCCCGCAACGCCCGAGGCGACGCCGACGCGGATCTGGAAGGCGCGCATCCCCGGCTGCAGTTTCGCGGTCAGGCCTGCAAGTTCACCAGGTGCAGTGACGCGGCTGGCCAGAACGGGTTCAAACGCCTCGGTCGCGCGCATCACATAGCGCGGTCCGGGGGCATTTTCCGGGAACAGCTCGGCCGGATCGCGGAAGATTGCTTCTGGCAGGGCCTGTTCCGGCCAGTAGATCAACTGGACATCTTCAGGCGTCAACGGATCGCCATAGGCCATCTGCCTGTTGAACACATAGACTTCGACCAGTTTGCCGGCCGCCGCGTTGAAATCGCGCTCGCGCTGCAAGAGCGCCTCGGTCTGCGCGATATAGCCCTGGATCATATAGACGGCAGCGCCCGCCAGGGCCATGCCGACGACCAGGACCAACCCGAATACTGCTCTCATACCGTTCCCCTAAGTTGCCTGTACGTCGCGACGCGACCTGTCAGCCTTCAAGTTAATGCGACAAGGGCGCCCCATCAAGCCAATGGCTGGGCGCCCTGCGTGCCGATAGTGGTCAGGACCTACTCCAGAAATTGGTGATACAGTCCGATCGTATCACCGATATAAATGGCCATGTCGACAATGGCGCTCTGGATCGGGGGCATCACGAACACCGCGAACACCACGACGCCGGCCGTCAGGACGACCCAGTCGACCGTCACGGCACCGTCTTCGTCACCGAGAAAGCTTTTCACGCCCTTCATTCCGGCACCCCGTCCCTGGCTACAGGTTCTGCTGCATTCACCTGACCCTGCTGTCCGATTGCGGCGAAACTTTAACCAAGTTCAGACAATTGATAGCAGTTTCTTGCAAGTGTCCCGGTTGACCAAGCCGGTGTCCAAAAGAAATCGACCGCGCCTTTTCACAGGCGCGGTCGTAAAGACCAGAATGGTCAGTTCAAATTATGGGGTGCCAGCGGTCTTCATTTTAGAACCGGCTTTGTTGATCTCGGTGCCGATGTCGTTTGCCAGCTGCGAAATGGCGGGCTGGATGAAGGTGAAGACCACCAGGCCCAGGCCAACGATAGCGGCGGTCAGAACCACCCAGTCAACGGTCACAGCACCGGTTTCGTCATTCAGAAAAGCGGAAAACTTGGTCATGGTCATATCCTTTGCTAAGGGGCTCTACAGTTTCGCAACCGCTCCGGCTTGGCCATCTTGTTCGCCGCTTCCGTTCGGTATGAGCACATATAGACGGGTAATCGTGGCATCAGTTTGGACGGTACGGGCTAAATCGCATTCGCGTGACCGTATCCTTCGCGAAGGTGCTAGAGCACTGAAAACAAAGGAAAGAAATCTTAACCGTGATCTGATCTGGTGGCATCCGAGCGTGGTTTTTCGGTCAATTCTGGCGGAAATGCCATGATTCCCCTGTGAAAAGGCTGGTCCGGAGGCACCGAAGCTGCGATTCTCTGGCAAAAGAACAAAAGAGCAGGCACCCGCAGATGCGGTCATACCCCCGGTTTATCGCAGTGATTCTCTGCGTCATCGCGCCTTGCGGCGCGCTGGCCGAGGATTTCAGTTTCAAGCGCGTCAAGGTGGGCGAAGGTCTGCCCGGCAAGCGCATCACCGTTCAGATCGATCCCGAGGAACAGGCGCGCTTTCTGGCAGCGCTGCCCAAGGTTGACCCCCGTCCCGAACGCAGCGAAGAAACCACAGTGGCCGACAAGCCAGATGCTGCGGGGGAGGGGCTGTCGCCGGGGCCCGCGCCGAGCTCCTCCTATGCATGGTTCTGGGATGAGGTGCCGCCCGGATTGTCCGACGCCTCGGGCCGGTTTGACACGGCGCTGGCCATGCTGTCGCGCGGCCCGGATGGCAGCACTGTCCGCGCCCCGCGGATGCAGCATTTGCAGGGTGTGGCCGAAACCTACGGAACCGAGATCCTGAAGGCCACCATCGGCACCGATGTGTCGCCCGCGCTGGTCCTTGCGGTGATCGGGGTTGAAAGCGCTGGTCAGTCGAATGCGGTAAGCCATGCCGGAGCGGTGGGGCTGATGCAGCTGATCCCCGCCACGGCGGAACGCTTCGGGGTGAGCGACTCCACCGATCCCGCGCAGAACATCAAGGGCGGCGTGGCCTATCTGGACTGGCTTCTGGAGGAGTTCGACAACGACCCGCTGATGGCGCTTGCCGCCTACAATGCCGGCGAGGGGGCCGTGCGCGCCAATCAGGGTGTGCCACCCTATGCGGAAACGCGCGACTATGTGCCCAAAGTGCTGGCAGCCTGGCAAGTTGCGCAGGGCTTGTGCCTGAGCCCGCCACAGCTTGTGACGGACCCTTGCGTGTTCAAGGTGATCGCGACGGGCGGGTAAGCCCGGGCGTCCGGATCAGACGAACACATCCGCCCATTCGGGATGCTTCTTGCGCGTCGCATTCACGAAGGGGCAGAGCGGCACGATCTTCACGCCTTCCGCCCGCGCATCTTCGACCAGCCGCATGAACAGGGCCAGACCGGCGCCCGTGCCACGAAAGGCATCGGGCACAGCGGTGTGGTCGGCGATGATCAGTGTCGGCGTGGTGATGGAATAGGTCAGTTCCGCCTCATCCGATCCCTGACGGATGACGTAGCGGCCCTTGGTGGCGCCGTGTTCGCGGGTGATTGCGAAATCAGCCAACGATCGTCGCCTCGGTCGCGGCGCGTAGGTCTGCTTCTGACACGCCCTCGGCCAGTTCCACGATCTTCAGGCCGCCGGGGACCACATCCAGCACACCAAGGTTGGTGATGATGCGGTTGACTACGGCCTTGCCGGTAAGGGGCAGGGTGCAGGCTTTCAACACTTTGGATTCGCCATGCTTTGAGGTGTGGTCCATCACCACCACGACCCGGCCGACACCAGCGACCAGATCCATCGCGCCGCCCATGCCCTTGACCAGTTTGCCGGGGATCATCCAGTTCGCAAGATCGCCTGCCTCCGAAACCTCCATCGCGCCAAGGATCGCCATGGCGATCTTGCCGCCACGGATCATCGCAAAGCTGGTGGCGCTGTCGAAATAGGCGGTCTGTGGCAGTTCGGTGATCGTCTGCTTGCCGGCATTGATCAGATCGGGGTCTTCCTCGCCTTCAAACGGGAAGGGGCCCATGCCCAGCATGCCGTTTTCGGATTGCAGCGTCACATGCACCCCTGCCGGGATATAGTTCGCCACCAGCGTCGGGATGCCGATGCCAAGGTTCACATAGGTGCCGTCCTGCAGTTCCTGCGCCGCGCGGGCGGCGATCTGGTTGCGGTCCCACATCAGACGGACTCCTTCTTGCGGACGGTGCGCTGTTCGATGCGCTTTTCATGGGCGCCCTGCACAAGGCGGTGCACATAGATACCGGGCAGGTGGATCGTGTCGGGGTCAAGCGATCCCAGCGGCACGATTTCCTCGACCTCGGCGACGCAGACCTTGCCGCAGGTGGCGGCGGGCACGTTGAAGTTGCGCGCGGTCTTGCGGAAGACAAGGTTGCCCGACGGATCAGCCTTCCAGGCCTTGACGATGGCAAGATCGGCCACGATCCCGCGTTCCAGGATATAGGTCTGGCCGTCAAAATCGTGATGCTCTTTACCCTCGGCGATCACGGTGCCGACGCCGGTCTTGGTGTAGAACCCCGGGATGCCTGCGCCGCCCGCCCGCATCCGTTCAGCCAGCGTGCCTTGGGGGTTGAACTCAAGCTCCAACTCGCCCGACAGGTACTGGCGCATAAATTCTGCGTTTTCGCCGACGTAGGACGAGATCATCTTCTTCACTTGCCGGGTTTCCAGCAGTTGGCCAAGGCCGAACCCATCCACGCCGGCATTGTTCGACGCCACGGTCAGCCCCTTCACGCCGTTGTCGCGGATCGCCGCAATCAGCAGCTCGGGGATGCCGCACAACCCAAAGCCCCCGGCTGCGATCAACATGCCGTCGTGCAATACCCCGTCAAGGGCTGCGGCGGCCGATGGATAGACCTTGTTCATCTGTTTCCCCCTTCGCCCGACCCAGGCGCAAATCCTTGGGCGCCATATGGGCAACGCTGATTGGCGAAGTCAATTGCCGCGATGCAGCACAGCGTCAGACCAGCGGCAGGCGATTGAGGAAGGACGTGCCGTTGTGCTGGATGTAGTCGATCTGCACCTTCCGGTCGTCGTCGCCCTTCCAGAACTGGCCGTCCTGATACCACGTCAGTTGCAGGCCCAGATTTTCATCCGCCACCCGCAAGGCCGCGGCGCGCAGGGCGGGGGGGAAACGGCCGGGCCACTGGTCGCACAGCGCCACGAAGCGGGTCAGCGCCTCGGTCCGGCAGGCGATGGGGGTTGACTGACGGCGCCCGCGGTAGGCGTCCTGTTCGATGATCGCGCTGACCAGATCGGTCAGATAGCCGGTCAGCCGCGCTTCGCCGATCAGGCCGCGGGCGGCGGCTTCGCAGGCGGCATAGGCCATCCAGTGGCTTTGTTCGGGCACGCCATAGCGCCGGGCGACCAGCGCCTCGGCCGTGGCCAGAAGGTCCGGGTCGGTGCGGCCGGTGATGAACAGGCCGAACAGCACCTCACCGGTATAATAGTCGCTTCGGAACGGCAGGACGGTCCCATCCGCGATCAGGCGCTTGTGCCGGAAGTCGAGCCCGTCGATCTGCGCCAGCGCATAGGTCTGCAGCCCGTCAACCGTCGCATCAAGGGAAAGGGTGCCTGTGTCCAGCCCACGCGGCAGGGCGCGGCGATACTCCTCCAGCATCAGAAGGGCCAGACCGATTCCGCCGGTCTTGACGGCACCGTTCGCAACCAACGCAAGGCTTGGCTGCGCAATCCAGGACGGGCGTTCCATCTTGCGGACCGCATAGCCCAAGGCCCGCGCCAGGGCCGAGCGTTGGTTGGGGGGCAGGTCCAGCCCAAGTTCATTGACGGCGCGCAGCATGAACCAAAGCGTTCCGCAATGGCGCAGCATGTTGTAGCCATCCATGACCACGTCGGGCTGGCCCGCAGGGTGGGCATAGACGAAGCGGCCGTTGCCGCCCACCAGCCGAAGCAGATGCGACAGGCTGTCCATCACGACATGGCGGCAATCATCAGGTGTCAAGGCAGGGGCTGGGGTCATGCGAGATCTCCTGTCGCCACTTTGGTCAAGCCGGGGCCTGCTTGTCAAATCGCCCGCGATCCCATGGCTTTTGCCTTTTCGCGCCCGGCAAAGCCGCTATGCTGCGCAGCGACCGTCCGGGCGTTCGCCCGACCGTCACAGGCCCGCGTGGTGGAACGGTAGACACAGGGGACTTAAAATCCCTCGGCTGCAAGGCTATGCCGGTTCAAATCCGGCCGCGGGCACCATTTCCCCTTTTGGAAACAAGCTGCTGTCTGAAACCTGAGGCGACAGAAGTGGCCCTGCTTCGTCGCCGTTGCTTTGCCCACTGTCCTGCGAACGCGGACATTCTTGTCTGAAATGCCGATCTGTGGCACCATCCTCATATATTGGTTTTAGAATCTCTTTGTCTTTGTGTGACCGACCGTCTCTTCAATCAAGGGGTCGCTTTATGCTTGGAAATTTGTCTCGTCCTTTGTTTGTGATCGCCAGCCTGACTTTGATGGCGGCCTGTGTTGAACCCGCCCCGATGGCCGAAAAGAAACCTGCACCGAAAGCCGCGGTTGCGGCGCCGACGGTCAAGAAACCGGTGGCTGCCGCGACGGTGGTGAAAAAGCCGGCCCCAGTCATCGATTTTGATGATCGAGGCGAGGGTGGTGGAGGTGGCGGCAGTGGCGGCGGCGGCGGCGGCTGGACCGGTTAGATGGTCAGCCATCGAAAATGGGCATGTGGCACACTGGCAATGCTGGTCATGGCCGCAATAGCCTTGCCAGCGGCATCGCAGGAAGATGGCTCCAGCCCAAGCCCATTTCCTGACGGCTATGTTTCGTCCAATGTGCGAAAACTGGAAGTGGACGCCAAAGGTCCGCGCCAGAAATATGCCATTGTGATCGGCAACCAAAGCTATGCCCACGCCCCAAAATTACCGAATGCGTGGAACGATGCCGAGGATGTCGCCGATGCGCTGGCCGGGCAGGGTTATGACGTCACTCTGCTGAAAGACGCGTCGAAGCGGGATTTCGAAGGGCTGATGCAGCGCATCCTTTTCGATGTCGACCGCGAGACCGAGGTCTTGTTCTACTACGCGGGCCATGGCGTGCAGGTCGGGTCAGAGAACTACCTGATTCCGACCGACGCCCAGCTTGACCAGATCGACGATTTGCCGTTCGAGACCGTGTCTGTCGGCAGTTTGGTGTCGATCATCGGCGCGCGTGCGCGGCTGCAGATCGTCATCCTTGACAGTTGCCGGAACAACCCTTTCGCCGGGCTGCAGGTGCAGAACTCCCTTGGCCCGGATGTGCGCGAAATTGAAACCGGCTTTGCGTCACTGGCGGCACCGGTGAATTCCTACCTCGTCTTCTCAACCTCGCCCGGTGAAGTGGCGCTGGATGGCGCGGGCGAAAACAGCCCCTTCGCCACCGCCTTCCTGCAGGCTGCGGCCTTGGGGTCGGTGCCCGTGACCGACGTTTTCGAAGAAGTGCGGCGGAGCGTCTTTATCGAGACCGAGGGCGTTCAGGTGCCTTGGGACAGCTCCACCATGGTGGAAGAGGCGACCATCGCCTCGGCCGGGGCCAGCTTGGCTGCGGCAGATGCCCCAGAGGGAGACGGTGCCTCAGTCGGGCGGGGCCTGACGCTTTTCGCCAGCTCCGCCGAGTTCCTGCCGATGGATGCAGAGCTTCCCACCCCGGATGTGCAGATCACGGCGCCGCTTGCCCCGGCTGTCCCCATCGGCGCGACCCTGATGGCCGAGCTGAACCTTGCCCCCACCGACCGGATTGATCTGACCGAACCGCCCCGTGGCGGACGGCTTGTGCTGCTGGATGACCGGGGCGTTCAATCGGCCCCGCTGTTCCCCTTGTCCGCCCCGGATGCGGCGCGACTTGCCTTCGCCTATGTCAACGGTCCCGTGGGGCAGGCGGGCCAGGGCCCGGTGCTGAAGGCGCAGTTCAAAATCGACCTGAACGGCAGCCCGAAGATCATTCAGGTCGACCTGTCGCCCGACCCCTGCGATATGGCGGCAGCGGATCATCTTGACCCCGAAGGCGCAGGCTTTGCCCGCTTCGCCAACGAGATCGAGCCAGAGGCAGCGCTTGAGGCCTGCAAGGCCGCCGTCGCGCGTGATCCGGCAAACGCCCGGTTCCAGTATCAGCTTGGTCGCGCCTACAATGCGCTGCGGCTTTACGACGAAGCCCGCGCTGCATGGGACAAGGCGCGCGAAATGGGCCATTCCCGCGCGTCCTATGCCATTGGAAACGCCATCCTGAACGAGGCCCGCACGACCGGCGGCTCGGCCATCGAGGCAGCCCCGGAGGAAGCGCTGGCCTATTACCGCGAGGGCGTGCAGCTGGGTGACCCCTACGCCTTCTACGCCCTTGGCCGGCAACTGGTGCGCTTTGGACAGACCGATCAGGACCGGCTTCGCGGCTATGACCTTTTGATGCGCGCGCTTGAGGTTGGCCATACCTACGCGATGAACGAACTGGGGTATTTCTACCTTGATGACACAAGCGAATATTACGACCCCACCCGTGGCCTGCGCTACCTGAACGAAAGTGCCGCGCGGGGCGATATCTACGGCTACAACAACCTTGGCCTTGTCTACATGAACGGGCTAGGCGGCCAGAAGGAAGACGCGGCCCTTGCGCTTGACTGGTTCACCAAGGCGGCGGACGGCGGTCATCCGAACGCGCCGGGCAATATCGGTCGGCTGATCGCAACTGGCGCGCTTGGCAAGAAGGCTGATCTTGGCGAAGCGGTTGACTGGTTCGACAAGGGCCTTGAACGG from Tabrizicola piscis harbors:
- a CDS encoding caspase family protein; this encodes MAAIALPAASQEDGSSPSPFPDGYVSSNVRKLEVDAKGPRQKYAIVIGNQSYAHAPKLPNAWNDAEDVADALAGQGYDVTLLKDASKRDFEGLMQRILFDVDRETEVLFYYAGHGVQVGSENYLIPTDAQLDQIDDLPFETVSVGSLVSIIGARARLQIVILDSCRNNPFAGLQVQNSLGPDVREIETGFASLAAPVNSYLVFSTSPGEVALDGAGENSPFATAFLQAAALGSVPVTDVFEEVRRSVFIETEGVQVPWDSSTMVEEATIASAGASLAAADAPEGDGASVGRGLTLFASSAEFLPMDAELPTPDVQITAPLAPAVPIGATLMAELNLAPTDRIDLTEPPRGGRLVLLDDRGVQSAPLFPLSAPDAARLAFAYVNGPVGQAGQGPVLKAQFKIDLNGSPKIIQVDLSPDPCDMAAADHLDPEGAGFARFANEIEPEAALEACKAAVARDPANARFQYQLGRAYNALRLYDEARAAWDKAREMGHSRASYAIGNAILNEARTTGGSAIEAAPEEALAYYREGVQLGDPYAFYALGRQLVRFGQTDQDRLRGYDLLMRALEVGHTYAMNELGYFYLDDTSEYYDPTRGLRYLNESAARGDIYGYNNLGLVYMNGLGGQKEDAALALDWFTKAADGGHPNAPGNIGRLIATGALGKKADLGEAVDWFDKGLERGDANAGAYGAYLILSENAGGLSLVDAAYRAGRAAALRDKVSVERARQVLDAIPAEQIDEAAQRLLQALGADITPDGAFGAGSEAAYKAIADQQGDTTLETDPVERLVDIARLHWSTTPFRVDLY